From a single Paenibacillus sp. FSL R5-0345 genomic region:
- the gatC gene encoding Asp-tRNA(Asn)/Glu-tRNA(Gln) amidotransferase subunit GatC — protein MSITVKDVQHVAKLARLQLSPEEEATFTEQMNAILQYAEKLNELDTENVKPTTHVLQVSNVMRDDVVKESLTQEEALLNAPDDEDGHFKVPAVLE, from the coding sequence ATGAGCATTACCGTTAAAGATGTGCAGCATGTGGCCAAGCTGGCTCGTCTGCAATTGAGCCCGGAAGAAGAGGCAACCTTTACAGAACAAATGAATGCTATTTTACAATATGCTGAGAAGTTGAATGAGCTAGATACGGAGAATGTGAAGCCGACCACGCATGTACTGCAGGTCAGTAATGTGATGCGGGATGATGTTGTGAAGGAAAGCTTAACGCAAGAGGAAGCACTTCTTAACGCGCCGGATGATGAAGACGGACATTTCAAGGTTCCAGCTGTTTTGGAATAA
- a CDS encoding DUF4179 domain-containing protein: MKKRTSEQLELLLKNMNLLPANELPTVIRQRQEETYAMLDEITKPMYKFNILKRTAIGFGVALVLGVIVLGSGFASPALARSLERIPLVNSIFEFAGDMGLQAASRQGLTTSINKSDEVQGVTIRASEVIYDGTRLSVALTREGEEGAFTESVQDLRVFIDGQPLNAGEEIENSFKHNIGIIISPGTDEQSLILQFSEKSYDEGGTTLPDQFQMTVKGRLSGMEDDFQIEIPVKKDTSHNIVQQPGISRTYNHVTTIIEKITQTPATTQIQMSTQAVGDIPDTYLTDTNNLAIHYEFYDDKGNLLKYVNGSNGWSDSKKVDDAIHYSLKEDINIVPLPRDVKALTVKPYLYKYIGEGSDKRNLLDSNGYPAIEYILQLEMTIPIR; encoded by the coding sequence ATGAAGAAGAGAACATCGGAACAGCTTGAGTTGCTTTTGAAAAATATGAATCTTCTCCCGGCAAATGAGCTACCGACTGTGATTCGCCAACGCCAAGAGGAAACGTATGCGATGTTGGATGAAATAACGAAGCCTATGTACAAATTTAATATTTTGAAGCGGACAGCGATTGGATTTGGGGTAGCTCTAGTTTTAGGAGTTATCGTGCTTGGAAGCGGCTTTGCTTCTCCTGCTCTCGCTAGGTCGCTCGAACGTATCCCCTTAGTAAATAGTATTTTTGAGTTTGCTGGTGATATGGGGCTTCAAGCAGCGAGTCGCCAAGGCTTAACGACCTCAATTAATAAAAGCGACGAAGTTCAAGGTGTTACTATCCGTGCTAGTGAAGTTATATATGATGGTACACGGCTTTCTGTAGCGCTGACACGTGAAGGTGAAGAGGGAGCATTCACTGAATCTGTTCAGGATCTTCGGGTATTCATTGATGGACAACCTCTAAACGCTGGGGAAGAAATAGAGAATTCTTTTAAACACAATATTGGGATTATTATTTCTCCCGGGACTGATGAGCAATCGTTAATTTTGCAATTCTCAGAGAAATCCTATGATGAGGGGGGAACTACTTTACCGGATCAGTTCCAAATGACAGTGAAAGGCCGGCTGTCCGGAATGGAGGATGATTTTCAAATTGAAATCCCTGTAAAGAAGGATACGAGTCATAATATTGTTCAGCAGCCCGGAATCAGTCGAACCTATAATCATGTAACGACCATTATCGAAAAGATTACTCAGACTCCGGCAACCACACAAATACAAATGAGTACTCAAGCCGTGGGTGATATTCCTGATACTTACCTAACAGATACAAACAACCTGGCAATCCATTATGAATTCTACGATGATAAAGGCAACTTGTTGAAATATGTGAATGGTAGCAATGGTTGGTCAGATTCGAAGAAGGTAGATGATGCAATCCATTATAGTCTTAAAGAGGATATTAATATTGTGCCGTTGCCAAGGGATGTAAAAGCACTAACTGTCAAACCATATCTCTACAAATATATTGGTGAGGGAAGCGATAAACGAAATTTACTGGACAGTAACGGTTACCCGGCAATCGAATATATTCTACAGCTGGAAATGACAATCCCTATACGATAA
- a CDS encoding sigma-70 family RNA polymerase sigma factor: protein MITAVQKARKGDKEAFIQLCRQIEPEMYGMARSILGRDQDCADAMQEATLKAYRSIQGLRQPEFFKTWMIRILINECHKLQRKQTNIVGVGDTITALECHSSDAEYEKIELREAVERLDTPLQTVISMHYFQDMPIRQIADLLNISETAVKSRLYRARKSLLNGF, encoded by the coding sequence ATGATAACCGCTGTTCAAAAAGCGAGAAAAGGCGATAAGGAAGCTTTTATTCAGCTGTGCCGGCAGATTGAACCTGAAATGTATGGCATGGCCCGATCTATTTTGGGCAGGGATCAGGATTGCGCAGATGCCATGCAGGAAGCCACATTAAAGGCTTATCGGTCTATCCAAGGCTTACGACAGCCGGAGTTTTTCAAGACATGGATGATTCGAATTCTTATAAATGAGTGTCACAAGCTTCAGCGCAAACAGACAAATATCGTGGGAGTTGGAGATACCATTACGGCTCTGGAATGCCATTCCTCCGATGCAGAATACGAAAAAATCGAGTTGCGAGAAGCAGTGGAGCGGCTAGATACTCCGCTGCAGACTGTGATTTCGATGCATTATTTTCAGGATATGCCTATTCGGCAGATTGCAGATCTTCTGAATATTTCCGAAACGGCAGTTAAATCGCGTCTCTATAGGGCAAGAAAAAGCTTATTGAATGGATTCTAA
- a CDS encoding ABC transporter permease subunit: MSSTWILYRKEMLEMARNYKLIWIPVVFIILGIMQPLSTYYLPEILKASGDVPPGLLEGYEIPSAAIVMAQALGQYGTIGMLVLALGSMNTLAGERYSGTMELILVRPVSPAAIVFAKWAAQLTLLVVALGLGAAGAGYYTEQLIGSLSWGNVIVASGVYGLWLLCVVSTTLLFSAFLRPPVAAFLALALMAGFSLGLSLLPTWFDWTPAGLSGLSAGILTDGEGFRAGPYLSASILIMICLAVASFLTRKNNFPD, encoded by the coding sequence ATGAGCAGCACATGGATCCTTTATCGAAAAGAAATGCTCGAGATGGCTCGTAATTATAAGCTAATCTGGATACCTGTCGTGTTCATCATCTTAGGTATTATGCAGCCCTTAAGTACTTATTATTTGCCAGAAATATTAAAAGCCTCAGGTGATGTGCCCCCGGGTCTTTTGGAGGGTTATGAAATACCGAGTGCCGCAATTGTGATGGCGCAAGCTCTAGGACAGTATGGAACGATTGGGATGCTCGTGTTGGCGCTTGGCTCTATGAACACTTTAGCGGGTGAGCGATATAGCGGAACTATGGAGTTAATTCTAGTAAGACCCGTTTCTCCGGCAGCAATTGTGTTCGCTAAATGGGCAGCCCAATTGACCTTGCTTGTTGTTGCTCTTGGACTGGGTGCAGCGGGTGCTGGATACTACACGGAACAGCTAATTGGCTCACTATCATGGGGCAATGTTATCGTAGCTTCTGGAGTGTATGGTTTGTGGCTATTATGTGTTGTCTCGACTACTTTGTTGTTTAGTGCCTTTTTAAGACCTCCAGTAGCCGCATTTCTAGCATTGGCGTTAATGGCTGGATTTTCACTAGGTTTAAGTTTATTGCCTACATGGTTTGACTGGACACCCGCCGGGCTTTCCGGACTGTCAGCAGGAATTCTAACAGATGGAGAAGGTTTTAGAGCAGGTCCATATCTGTCTGCCAGTATATTGATCATGATATGCCTTGCTGTGGCCTCATTTTTGACAAGGAAGAACAACTTTCCCGACTGA
- a CDS encoding ABC transporter ATP-binding protein: protein MSLLQVTNLRKSFGAFISVKDISFEIEKGRCVALLGPNGAGKTTTLRMLAGLLEPTSGIISFEGSRPGSEYRKGLGYVPQSPAFYGWMTGQEYVVFAAKLSGMGTKEATTSALESLKRVGLKDDARRKIGGYSGGMKQRLGLAQALVHRPRLLLLDEPVSALDPIGRREVMELLREIREETTVVFSTHVLHDAEEICDDIILMNHGLIAEQGSLSQLRSQYSLPVIRLRTEKHKEAIQWLESLASKPFVLESQLFGDHAVFNVNDVEMARRTILHEAAQLEVPLLQFEAGSSTLEDLFMKVVGV from the coding sequence ATGTCACTCCTTCAAGTTACAAATTTACGCAAAAGCTTTGGGGCGTTTATTTCCGTAAAGGATATAAGCTTTGAGATTGAAAAAGGACGGTGTGTAGCTTTGCTGGGGCCTAATGGTGCTGGAAAGACGACCACACTACGTATGCTGGCTGGACTTTTAGAACCTACCTCTGGAATAATTTCTTTTGAGGGGAGCCGTCCTGGATCAGAATATCGCAAGGGATTAGGGTATGTTCCGCAGTCACCGGCCTTTTACGGGTGGATGACTGGACAGGAATATGTAGTATTTGCTGCAAAGCTTAGTGGGATGGGCACTAAAGAAGCGACAACCAGCGCATTAGAATCGCTTAAGCGTGTAGGCCTCAAAGACGATGCTCGTCGCAAGATTGGTGGCTATTCCGGTGGGATGAAGCAGCGGCTGGGTCTCGCACAGGCGCTTGTGCATCGCCCTCGACTTCTTTTGCTTGATGAGCCTGTATCTGCACTTGATCCGATTGGCCGCAGGGAAGTAATGGAATTGCTACGAGAAATACGTGAAGAGACAACGGTAGTCTTCTCCACACATGTGCTGCATGATGCAGAAGAGATTTGTGATGATATTATTTTAATGAATCATGGACTCATCGCTGAGCAGGGGTCTTTATCGCAGCTTCGTTCACAATACAGTCTTCCTGTTATTCGTTTACGTACCGAGAAGCACAAAGAAGCCATTCAGTGGCTGGAATCTCTTGCCTCCAAGCCATTTGTACTGGAGTCTCAGTTGTTCGGAGATCATGCCGTCTTTAATGTGAACGATGTAGAAATGGCTCGCCGGACGATTTTGCACGAAGCGGCGCAGCTCGAAGTTCCATTGCTGCAATTTGAAGCAGGTTCTTCCACATTAGAGGATTTATTTATGAAGGTGGTGGGCGTATGA
- a CDS encoding PLDc N-terminal domain-containing protein: protein MEDVNWGLIMPLIILQALLAIIGLISLAKADSVRGPKWMWIIIIIFGNMLGSIAYFTIGRKDV, encoded by the coding sequence ATGGAAGATGTAAATTGGGGTTTAATTATGCCGTTGATCATTTTACAGGCTTTACTGGCAATTATCGGTTTGATTTCATTAGCCAAAGCCGATAGCGTGCGTGGCCCAAAATGGATGTGGATCATCATTATTATTTTTGGAAATATGCTAGGCAGCATAGCTTACTTTACGATAGGAAGGAAAGATGTCTAA
- a CDS encoding YxlC family protein gives MEKDKDKEPELYLHKLADELDRLDAQYNDITPPSLQELERLMVDASVHRKSMERKELLLFWGISLILISVFLSILGSAPMIYWIIQAIIPIAGLSALGIARIRRNREGAQE, from the coding sequence ATGGAGAAGGATAAAGATAAGGAGCCTGAGTTGTATTTGCATAAGCTTGCAGATGAGCTTGACCGGTTAGATGCACAATATAATGACATCACACCACCTTCATTACAGGAACTGGAGAGGTTAATGGTTGATGCCTCTGTGCATAGAAAGAGCATGGAACGTAAAGAGCTGCTGCTATTCTGGGGGATATCGTTGATTCTGATCAGCGTATTTCTATCCATTCTCGGTTCTGCTCCGATGATCTACTGGATTATTCAAGCGATCATTCCTATTGCGGGACTCAGTGCTCTAGGGATAGCGAGGATCAGGAGGAATAGAGAAGGTGCACAAGAATGA
- the sigY gene encoding RNA polymerase sigma factor SigY: MSDQSLERIRRAQQGDTSALSSLLQEHYTFLFKYLIKVTMDPLLAEDLVQDTMVRCMEKINTYNGTSSFSSWLITIATRIFIDRKRRWKREAEWKQREQQEQGIRSIRWRFESRGEEWSGVLDALSRLPSAQRVAVLLKHYYGYSYDEIGEIMRIPSGTVKSRVSLGLNQLRKELNEDGEG; encoded by the coding sequence ATGAGCGATCAGTCGCTGGAGAGAATCAGACGGGCACAGCAGGGAGATACTTCAGCACTGTCTTCACTGCTGCAAGAACACTATACTTTTTTATTTAAATATTTAATCAAGGTGACTATGGACCCGTTGCTGGCAGAGGATCTTGTACAGGACACTATGGTCAGATGTATGGAAAAAATCAACACCTATAACGGAACCTCTTCGTTTTCCTCATGGTTAATCACAATAGCTACCAGAATATTCATTGATCGAAAGCGACGCTGGAAGCGTGAGGCGGAGTGGAAGCAGCGCGAGCAACAGGAACAGGGGATACGTTCGATTCGGTGGCGGTTTGAGAGCAGGGGGGAGGAATGGAGTGGAGTGCTGGATGCCCTCTCCAGATTGCCTTCTGCACAAAGGGTAGCTGTGTTACTGAAGCATTATTATGGCTATAGCTACGATGAAATCGGTGAAATCATGCGAATTCCTTCAGGCACAGTCAAGTCGCGTGTATCGCTTGGTCTTAACCAACTACGAAAGGAGCTGAATGAGGATGGAGAAGGATAA
- a CDS encoding MBL fold metallo-hydrolase, translated as MLNIRSFNLGPLQTNAYLLTGADPTKGIIIDPGMNPAALVRSIEGMEIEAILLTHAHFDHMGGVDEIRKAKKCPVYLHPLESEWLSSPKLNGSLMWPEVSSPLTTDPAEYDLAEGQVLQFIGHTFRVYHTPGHSPGSVSFLCGNDLFSGDVLFKMGVGRTDLPGGRERDLFDSIRGKLYKMDDEVKVYPGHGPRTTIGFEKIRNPYVPQ; from the coding sequence ATGTTAAATATACGTTCATTTAATCTAGGTCCGCTTCAGACGAATGCCTATTTGCTGACAGGTGCGGATCCTACGAAGGGTATCATTATAGATCCCGGTATGAATCCAGCTGCATTAGTGCGGAGTATCGAAGGGATGGAAATCGAAGCTATTTTGTTGACACATGCGCATTTTGACCATATGGGCGGTGTAGACGAAATTCGTAAAGCTAAGAAATGCCCTGTTTATTTACATCCACTTGAAAGTGAATGGCTAAGCAGCCCCAAGCTGAACGGTTCACTAATGTGGCCGGAAGTGTCATCTCCTTTAACTACAGATCCTGCGGAATATGATCTGGCAGAAGGACAAGTTCTGCAGTTCATCGGACACACCTTCCGTGTGTACCATACACCTGGTCACTCTCCAGGCAGTGTAAGTTTCCTTTGTGGAAATGATCTGTTCTCCGGTGATGTACTGTTTAAAATGGGGGTTGGACGCACAGATTTACCCGGTGGTCGGGAACGAGATCTGTTCGATTCTATTCGCGGCAAGCTATACAAAATGGATGATGAAGTGAAGGTTTATCCAGGGCATGGCCCACGGACAACTATTGGCTTTGAAAAGATTCGCAACCCTTATGTTCCTCAATAG
- a CDS encoding thioredoxin family protein has product MKRNVAHKFGKGLTPRQFVESMTKNQQAFESWYEKFNWEDESDKEYFESLNHRDDLRVLILAADWCGDVVRNVPAVFRILETAGMKTEVFILEENPELMDDFLTMGGRSVPVVIFADTGGYVLGHWGPRPEHVQSIMREFKRDNPDREAADYDSKIAEARKAMGQAYGEGTEYQTVIAKELRSLISGF; this is encoded by the coding sequence ATGAAGCGGAATGTAGCTCATAAGTTTGGAAAAGGCCTAACACCGCGCCAATTCGTAGAAAGTATGACGAAGAATCAACAGGCTTTTGAATCCTGGTATGAGAAGTTTAATTGGGAAGATGAGAGCGATAAGGAATATTTCGAAAGTCTGAACCATCGCGATGATTTGCGGGTACTTATTCTTGCAGCGGATTGGTGTGGAGACGTAGTTCGCAACGTTCCTGCTGTATTCCGTATTCTGGAGACCGCAGGAATGAAGACAGAGGTATTCATTTTGGAAGAGAACCCGGAGCTTATGGATGATTTCTTGACCATGGGTGGAAGATCTGTCCCTGTTGTGATTTTTGCGGACACCGGCGGATATGTGCTCGGACATTGGGGTCCTAGACCAGAGCATGTGCAGAGTATTATGAGAGAGTTCAAACGTGACAATCCTGATCGTGAGGCCGCTGATTACGACAGCAAAATCGCAGAAGCACGTAAGGCCATGGGGCAAGCCTATGGGGAAGGAACGGAATATCAGACAGTTATCGCAAAAGAACTGCGTAGTCTGATTTCCGGATTCTAG
- a CDS encoding DedA family protein — protein MHFISDLISTLFEWIQSLGYFGIMIGLMIEVIPSEIVLAFGGFLVWSGDINFFGAVLFGTIGGVIAQIFVYWIGRYGGRPVLEKYGKYIFIQKKHIDHSEEWFNKYGTGVIFTARFIPVVRHAISVPAGISKMPLGKFTLLTTLAVIPWSALFVYLGMTLGNKWEDIDKVAAKYTNEIILVAIALIIIYFVFKWYKSKKKGTTK, from the coding sequence TTGCATTTTATTTCTGATCTGATCTCGACATTGTTTGAATGGATTCAGAGTCTTGGGTATTTTGGGATTATGATCGGACTTATGATTGAAGTCATTCCGAGTGAAATTGTACTGGCTTTCGGTGGTTTTTTAGTATGGAGTGGAGATATTAACTTTTTTGGTGCCGTTTTATTCGGCACGATTGGCGGAGTCATCGCACAGATTTTTGTATATTGGATTGGTCGTTATGGTGGCAGACCTGTTCTGGAGAAATACGGGAAATATATTTTTATTCAAAAGAAGCATATTGACCATTCAGAAGAGTGGTTCAATAAATACGGGACTGGCGTAATCTTTACAGCACGTTTTATTCCCGTTGTTCGCCATGCCATTTCCGTTCCAGCCGGGATATCGAAAATGCCTTTAGGTAAGTTCACTTTGCTGACTACGCTTGCTGTTATTCCATGGAGTGCGTTATTTGTATATTTGGGTATGACCTTAGGGAATAAGTGGGAAGATATTGACAAAGTAGCAGCTAAGTATACCAACGAAATTATACTTGTAGCGATCGCTCTGATCATCATTTACTTTGTGTTTAAATGGTACAAATCCAAGAAAAAGGGGACTACAAAATGA
- a CDS encoding autorepressor SdpR family transcription factor, whose translation MNESFKALADPTRRQIIRLLKEKDRTAGEIADFFNMSKPSISHHLNALKHADLVQDERKGQFIMYSLNTTVLEEVLGWMLELTGTGKQSRQNTDSEKEAD comes from the coding sequence ATGAATGAATCTTTCAAAGCACTAGCTGACCCAACCCGTCGCCAAATCATTCGGTTACTAAAGGAGAAAGACCGAACCGCAGGTGAAATTGCCGATTTTTTCAACATGTCTAAGCCAAGCATTTCTCACCATCTGAATGCACTGAAGCATGCCGATCTCGTACAGGATGAAAGAAAAGGTCAATTCATTATGTATTCATTAAATACGACGGTTCTCGAGGAGGTTCTTGGCTGGATGCTTGAGCTAACAGGTACGGGAAAGCAAAGTCGTCAGAATACTGATTCTGAGAAGGAGGCTGATTGA
- a CDS encoding SdpI family protein — translation MKDFKWRWQDTLIVILGLASLSYALINYGKLPQELPAQWGITGKVNRYWDKSIAIPLWGILGIVLPLIMQFTRSIDPKRENYKKFENAYAMSRLAIGVLFNLMLVLTVTYGLGKDINVGKIAIGAVGVMFIALGNYMPQVKDNYLFGVRTAWTLSSPEVWRKTHRLSGRMWMVGGLLIFGGAFLSGVLSQALIIAALVLAIIVPVLYSWIISRQLKS, via the coding sequence ATGAAGGATTTTAAATGGAGATGGCAAGATACACTGATCGTAATCTTAGGTTTAGCTTCACTGTCTTACGCTTTAATCAATTACGGCAAGCTCCCACAGGAGCTGCCCGCGCAGTGGGGAATTACGGGTAAGGTCAACCGGTACTGGGATAAAAGTATAGCTATTCCCTTGTGGGGTATTTTAGGCATTGTGCTTCCGCTGATCATGCAGTTCACCCGCAGCATCGATCCTAAACGGGAAAATTACAAGAAGTTCGAAAATGCCTATGCCATGAGCAGACTTGCTATTGGTGTGCTTTTTAATCTAATGCTCGTGCTCACGGTTACTTACGGTCTGGGTAAAGATATTAATGTGGGCAAAATTGCTATAGGAGCTGTCGGAGTGATGTTTATTGCGCTCGGCAACTACATGCCACAGGTAAAAGATAATTATTTATTCGGTGTTCGTACAGCATGGACACTCTCCAGCCCAGAGGTGTGGCGAAAAACACATCGCCTTTCCGGGAGAATGTGGATGGTCGGTGGGTTGCTTATTTTTGGGGGAGCCTTCTTGAGCGGAGTCTTGTCTCAGGCCCTTATTATTGCAGCACTTGTGCTTGCTATTATTGTCCCTGTTCTGTATTCCTGGATCATCTCGCGTCAGTTAAAATCTTGA
- a CDS encoding O-antigen ligase family protein codes for MWNVNKARSLDSLIIYFSAALVIAAGVGACLLRGFFFTEEMYPFLVLWFVMCSAILLYLYIGVGKWRGSVWGISGVPIVVRIILIVPLLVLSLYLIHWLGEPLSAQGTMNEMLRWGLYASFAFLVCFCALNRVGRQLIIASWFILGMFLSMSALLAVCGVVELPFAVAYSNSSEVSITGARLAGVMEYPNAFGAVMAIFLLERLFAAAAYYVTPQKSAKKRVAGERGIGRECEQTGIEYAGGGLRSNETGSKCVEVEHGSGMKWSKCDTVSINVGDGCVGVEQRETGSTAAALLRLLPLFPYAAALLLSESRGAWLTAACACAAVLLWKRQLIAPLLAAGAAPVVAAALLYRQLARAGLAVEPLPGLLLLAGLWAGALLAGLWLCRRQRSAAGSARAAMLALAAAGWTAAGTAVLLHVRERITGPSSTVSARSLFYRDAWRLAAEAPWLGRGGETWRSSYLAAQSRPYVGSQVHSGYLDILLNLGFVGLAAILLMLLAAGWLLAKSVPRLLPPFLVIVLHSAVDFDWSYGLIWLLLFWLPALALAEYKQEYQSATTRFITKSSLITHSASATLPPAHSPSANLQTMHSTSVNMQTMDSAFANRLNSVYPYFRGLLITVAGSFCLVLFVLSFQAAQGERYYRQAVQTVDSLEKVSLLQQSLAWNPRSSRTAIVLSRLLTGEKSVRILWHSLQYSPENPGLSWEMAGRWMYSDDQVAALYWVRRSLRLDKYNNAKWVKGIEGMLMMGRKKLAEGNRTEAMNCIASGNELLRQYRVLAEFEASKGEQHNDRKFHMTEQADDLSRRLSVLASRF; via the coding sequence ATGTGGAACGTTAACAAAGCGCGGAGTCTGGATTCATTAATCATATATTTTAGTGCAGCCTTAGTAATCGCAGCCGGAGTAGGAGCTTGTTTGCTGCGGGGATTTTTTTTTACGGAGGAGATGTATCCCTTTCTGGTCCTATGGTTTGTGATGTGCTCTGCGATTTTGCTTTATTTGTACATTGGAGTGGGGAAGTGGAGAGGCAGCGTGTGGGGAATAAGTGGGGTACCCATAGTTGTGAGAATAATTCTGATCGTACCTTTGCTAGTTCTATCACTCTATCTGATTCATTGGCTAGGAGAACCTCTTTCGGCACAGGGAACAATGAATGAAATGTTACGTTGGGGCTTGTATGCCAGCTTTGCATTTTTGGTTTGTTTTTGCGCGTTGAATCGGGTGGGGCGTCAGCTTATCATTGCGTCTTGGTTCATTTTGGGTATGTTCTTAAGCATGAGTGCTCTGCTGGCAGTGTGCGGGGTGGTAGAGTTACCTTTTGCTGTAGCCTATAGTAATTCATCGGAAGTAAGCATCACAGGTGCCAGATTAGCAGGGGTGATGGAATATCCTAATGCTTTTGGAGCTGTGATGGCTATCTTTCTACTGGAGCGGCTGTTTGCTGCCGCTGCTTATTATGTAACTCCGCAGAAGAGTGCGAAGAAGCGGGTAGCAGGAGAGCGGGGGATTGGGCGAGAGTGTGAACAGACAGGGATAGAGTATGCTGGGGGAGGACTACGGAGTAACGAGACAGGTTCAAAGTGCGTAGAGGTGGAACATGGGAGTGGAATGAAATGGTCAAAGTGTGACACGGTGAGCATTAACGTAGGGGATGGATGCGTAGGCGTGGAGCAGCGAGAAACGGGAAGCACGGCCGCCGCGCTGCTGCGCTTGCTGCCGCTGTTCCCGTACGCCGCCGCGCTGCTCCTCAGCGAGTCGCGCGGCGCGTGGCTGACGGCGGCTTGCGCCTGCGCCGCCGTCTTGCTCTGGAAGCGGCAGCTCATCGCGCCGCTTCTTGCCGCTGGCGCCGCGCCTGTGGTCGCCGCGGCGCTGCTCTACCGCCAATTGGCCCGTGCCGGGTTGGCGGTAGAGCCTTTGCCCGGCCTGCTGTTGCTGGCCGGGCTTTGGGCCGGCGCGCTGCTAGCCGGCCTATGGCTGTGCCGCCGCCAGCGCAGTGCGGCGGGCAGTGCCCGAGCCGCCATGCTGGCATTGGCGGCGGCAGGTTGGACGGCGGCGGGCACCGCCGTCCTCTTGCACGTGCGCGAGCGGATCACCGGTCCGTCATCGACGGTATCCGCGCGTAGTCTGTTCTACCGCGACGCCTGGCGGCTGGCGGCAGAGGCACCTTGGCTGGGGCGCGGGGGCGAGACTTGGCGTAGCTCATACCTCGCCGCCCAGTCTCGCCCCTATGTAGGCAGCCAGGTGCATAGCGGTTATCTCGACATCCTGTTGAACCTAGGATTTGTCGGCCTTGCAGCCATACTGCTTATGCTGCTAGCAGCAGGCTGGCTGCTGGCTAAGAGCGTGCCGCGGCTGCTGCCGCCATTTTTGGTTATCGTTTTACACAGCGCAGTCGATTTTGACTGGAGCTACGGATTAATCTGGCTGCTGCTTTTTTGGCTGCCAGCACTTGCGCTAGCTGAATATAAGCAGGAATATCAATCAGCGACAACCCGCTTTATAACCAAAAGTTCACTCATAACTCATTCCGCATCCGCGACCCTGCCGCCAGCTCACTCGCCTTCCGCGAACTTGCAGACCATGCATTCTACGTCCGTGAATATGCAGACCATGGATTCCGCATTCGCGAACCGGCTTAATTCCGTCTACCCATATTTTCGCGGGCTACTCATTACTGTAGCCGGTTCCTTTTGTCTCGTGCTATTCGTGTTGTCCTTTCAGGCCGCCCAAGGAGAGAGGTACTACCGGCAAGCAGTTCAGACGGTTGATTCCTTGGAGAAGGTTAGTTTGCTGCAACAATCACTAGCGTGGAATCCTCGGTCTTCTAGAACAGCTATAGTATTATCTAGGCTGCTTACGGGCGAAAAGAGCGTGAGAATACTCTGGCATAGCTTGCAATACTCCCCAGAGAATCCAGGTTTGAGCTGGGAAATGGCTGGACGATGGATGTACAGTGATGATCAGGTAGCCGCACTATATTGGGTACGCCGAAGTCTTCGACTAGATAAATACAACAATGCGAAGTGGGTTAAAGGGATTGAAGGCATGCTTATGATGGGCCGGAAAAAGTTAGCGGAAGGGAATCGAACGGAAGCTATGAACTGTATTGCCTCGGGGAATGAGCTTTTGCGGCAGTATAGAGTGTTGGCGGAATTCGAGGCTAGCAAAGGGGAGCAGCATAATGATCGAAAATTCCATATGACAGAACAAGCCGACGACCTTAGTCGGCGGCTTAGTGTATTAGCTTCAAGATTTTAA